A genome region from Methanobacterium aggregans includes the following:
- a CDS encoding nuclease-related domain-containing protein — MGYLVCYNCDIYYEVTKEESKEIECCGECGFPLTYFENLKDSYGHKSVSKSAKNKRTYAEKKSLYSLLGMGFGVILIVVGIFEFIKVFNMLQGPSVITDPPGPPWGAVIITAAGILTTRISYDVGRNWMVGAKGERTVSKELQKLPESYYIFNDVTPPGNRGNIDHVVVGPTGIFVIETKNYRTPYVVKGDDWYYRTRDGLKLADHAPGKQVKRNSMKLREILIKTHSINSTVWINSIVALKGEVSIEGRLNGYKIMNYNELHQFIIRNGLILNKSTIEEISAIISEFSLQSL, encoded by the coding sequence ATGGGATATCTGGTATGTTACAACTGCGATATTTATTATGAAGTCACCAAAGAAGAATCTAAGGAGATTGAATGTTGTGGTGAATGTGGATTTCCTTTAACTTATTTTGAGAATCTGAAAGATAGTTACGGTCATAAGTCAGTTTCAAAGTCAGCCAAAAACAAACGTACTTATGCGGAAAAAAAGAGTTTGTATTCTTTATTAGGGATGGGTTTTGGAGTTATATTAATAGTTGTTGGCATTTTTGAGTTCATCAAGGTCTTTAATATGCTCCAGGGGCCAAGTGTAATAACTGATCCACCAGGACCTCCATGGGGTGCTGTAATAATAACAGCTGCTGGTATCCTTACTACAAGAATCAGTTATGATGTTGGTCGTAACTGGATGGTGGGGGCTAAAGGAGAACGTACAGTTTCCAAGGAGCTCCAAAAACTTCCAGAAAGTTACTATATTTTTAATGATGTTACTCCTCCTGGAAACAGGGGAAATATTGATCATGTGGTCGTGGGACCTACTGGGATATTTGTCATTGAGACTAAAAATTATAGAACTCCATACGTGGTCAAAGGAGATGATTGGTACTACAGAACTCGTGACGGTTTGAAATTAGCAGATCATGCCCCTGGAAAGCAGGTTAAAAGGAACAGCATGAAATTGAGGGAAATACTCATTAAAACGCATTCAATAAATTCAACGGTCTGGATTAACTCAATAGTTGCATTGAAAGGTGAAGTATCAATCGAAGGAAGATTAAACGGTTATAAAATAATGAATTATAATGAATTGCACCAATTTATTATAAGAAATGGATTAATATTAAATAAATCAACTATTGAAGAGATTTCAGCCATAATCAGTGAATTTTCATTACAATCTCTTTGA